One window from the genome of Rhodobacteraceae bacterium S2214 encodes:
- the tilS gene encoding tRNA lysidine(34) synthetase TilS produces the protein MLPELPEEIVKLLSKLPKIGVAVSGGGDSVALLSAVHAAFSDSTTRIYAASVNHGLRKEATSECEFVATLCAARNIHHTTLSWQGTGAIGNLQAAARDARYRLLADWAQSQDIQHVLLGHTLDDQAETILMALGRGAGPEGLSGMPFRTVKHGVAFLRPFLGMSRATLREGLRTAGQNWIDDPSNEDPRFQRIRVRQLLRPLEEAGIPLTAFSQVAENMLQIAETLDLSTHDLLAEHVIEDQGDYLLRQDVLAKIGREGARRLVLATMRTLNSGEATPRRTEQIEALRRLQRGEDATVAGCKLSYGWGMVRFAREYRAVQHRVAKTDEIWDGRWRLDGPHADDIHIAALGDAVDDCPNWRQTRLPRASLRSSPAIWRSDTLVSAPLAGFSNAWSLQIVADLPSSGSGH, from the coding sequence ATGCTGCCTGAACTTCCTGAAGAAATCGTAAAGCTTCTATCGAAATTGCCGAAAATCGGCGTTGCAGTTTCTGGCGGGGGCGATTCTGTCGCACTTTTATCGGCGGTGCATGCTGCTTTTTCAGACAGCACCACGCGGATATATGCCGCGTCGGTTAACCATGGTCTAAGAAAAGAAGCGACAAGCGAATGCGAATTCGTCGCGACGTTGTGTGCCGCGCGAAACATCCATCACACGACATTGTCGTGGCAGGGTACGGGCGCCATCGGCAACCTTCAGGCCGCCGCTCGTGATGCCCGCTACAGGTTGTTGGCTGATTGGGCGCAGTCGCAGGACATTCAACACGTTTTGTTAGGACATACGTTGGATGATCAGGCCGAGACGATTCTCATGGCGCTTGGGCGCGGCGCAGGCCCCGAAGGCCTGTCAGGCATGCCATTTCGAACCGTCAAACACGGCGTTGCGTTCCTGCGGCCATTCCTGGGGATGTCGCGGGCTACACTGCGAGAAGGATTAAGAACCGCTGGCCAGAATTGGATTGATGATCCGTCTAACGAAGATCCCCGTTTTCAACGGATTAGGGTCCGGCAACTTCTTAGGCCATTGGAGGAAGCCGGTATTCCGTTAACCGCGTTTTCACAAGTTGCTGAAAACATGTTACAAATTGCGGAAACGCTGGATCTTTCGACGCATGATCTTTTGGCGGAACATGTCATCGAGGATCAAGGGGACTACCTGTTGCGGCAGGATGTGCTGGCCAAGATAGGGCGCGAAGGTGCACGGCGATTGGTGCTCGCCACTATGCGCACGCTCAACAGTGGCGAAGCCACGCCGCGCCGCACTGAACAGATCGAAGCATTGCGGCGACTGCAGCGTGGTGAGGACGCGACCGTCGCGGGCTGCAAGCTATCCTATGGCTGGGGCATGGTCCGATTTGCGCGCGAATATCGTGCAGTGCAGCATCGTGTCGCCAAAACGGACGAAATCTGGGACGGTCGGTGGCGGCTGGACGGGCCACATGCAGACGACATCCACATCGCAGCGTTGGGTGATGCCGTCGATGACTGCCCAAACTGGCGTCAAACCCGCCTTCCAAGGGCATCGTTGCGGTCTAGCCCTGCGATTTGGCGCAGCGATACGCTCGTTTCGGCCCCGTTGGCGGGTTTTTCGAATGCATGGTCGTTACAGATTGTCGCTGATTTGCCAAGTTCGGGGTCAGGTCATTGA
- the bamD gene encoding outer membrane protein assembly factor BamD — protein sequence MRRFLTIATVIAITPLTAFAQDGTLADIRQQLSVLYSDINGLKGELSTTGALTTGTAGNTPLDRLNAIEAELQRLTSKTEELEFRVNRITVDGTNRIGDLEFRLCELEEGCDIGQLGDTPSLGGVDNGANVPAATPAPATGGPALAVGEQADFERAQEALAQGDFRSAADLLATFNATYPGSPVSQQAELLRGKALDGLGDTTAAARAYLQAFSGNPQGQYAPEALLKLGVALGAVGQVQDGCITLAEVGLRFPGDPSVLESQSAMRNLGCS from the coding sequence ATGCGGCGTTTTCTGACTATCGCGACAGTTATTGCTATCACGCCTTTGACGGCTTTCGCACAGGATGGAACACTGGCGGACATTCGCCAGCAACTTTCTGTGCTTTATAGTGATATCAATGGGTTGAAAGGGGAGCTGTCGACGACAGGTGCCCTGACAACCGGTACTGCAGGGAACACGCCGCTTGATCGCCTAAACGCAATCGAAGCGGAATTGCAGCGGCTGACCTCCAAAACCGAGGAACTCGAATTTCGCGTTAACCGTATCACGGTCGATGGAACCAATCGCATCGGTGATCTTGAATTTCGTCTGTGTGAACTCGAAGAAGGTTGCGATATCGGGCAGTTAGGCGACACGCCATCCTTGGGTGGCGTTGATAACGGGGCGAATGTTCCGGCGGCGACACCGGCCCCTGCGACAGGTGGCCCTGCTTTGGCCGTTGGCGAACAGGCTGATTTTGAGCGGGCGCAGGAGGCGCTCGCACAAGGTGACTTTCGCAGCGCCGCTGACCTCCTTGCGACCTTCAACGCGACCTACCCGGGCAGCCCAGTAAGTCAGCAAGCGGAATTGCTGCGTGGTAAAGCGCTTGACGGTCTTGGCGACACAACCGCCGCAGCACGTGCATATCTGCAGGCGTTTTCGGGTAATCCACAGGGCCAATACGCGCCAGAAGCGTTGCTAAAGCTTGGTGTTGCTTTGGGTGCTGTGGGGCAGGTTCAAGATGGTTGCATAACACTCGCTGAAGTTGGCTTGCGCTTCCCCGGCGATCCAAGCGTCCTTGAATCACAGTCGGCAATGCGCAATTTGGGTTGCTCGTGA
- the pal gene encoding peptidoglycan-associated lipoprotein Pal gives MVFLKKAALATLILATAACTNPDRFGGSGGADAGAGAGANTGAPLVAPVAPTGANDPQSPLYFTQTIGDRVLFVVDSSTLTAAGQQTLNGQANWLKTNADYQAIIEGHADEQGTREYNLALGNRRANAVREYLVSQGVPSTRLRVISYGKERPIEVCATEACYSQNRRAVTVIAAGGTS, from the coding sequence ATGGTATTTTTGAAGAAGGCTGCGCTGGCGACGCTGATTTTGGCTACGGCGGCGTGTACGAACCCTGATCGCTTTGGCGGCAGCGGTGGTGCGGATGCGGGCGCTGGTGCAGGTGCGAACACAGGTGCGCCATTGGTCGCACCCGTTGCGCCAACCGGCGCGAATGATCCGCAAAGCCCGCTGTACTTTACACAGACAATTGGTGATCGCGTCTTGTTCGTCGTGGATAGCTCTACCTTGACTGCGGCTGGACAGCAGACATTGAACGGTCAAGCGAACTGGTTGAAAACAAACGCGGATTATCAGGCGATTATTGAAGGCCACGCCGATGAGCAGGGCACGCGGGAATATAACCTCGCGCTTGGAAATCGCCGTGCAAACGCGGTGCGTGAATATCTTGTGTCGCAAGGCGTTCCATCGACGCGCTTGCGGGTGATTTCCTACGGGAAAGAACGCCCGATTGAGGTTTGCGCGACCGAGGCCTGTTATTCGCAGAACCGCCGTGCTGTGACTGTGATCGCAGCTGGCGGCACGAGTTAA